One stretch of Siphonobacter curvatus DNA includes these proteins:
- the thiH gene encoding 2-iminoacetate synthase ThiH gives MFKDWFDRYAWDTVVGDIQETTPQRVEQALETSKRSLDDFKALISPAALPYLEPMAQQSRQLTQRRFGKTIQMYAPLYLSNECQNICTYCAFSLDNKIRRKTLTDEEILIEAQAIKKLGYDHVLLVTGEANQTVGVEYIQHAIRLIRPLFAHISMEVQPLDLPEYKTLITEGLHTVLVYQETYHEETYKTHHPKGKKSNFRYRLDTPDRLGKANIHKMGLGALLGLEDWRADSFFTALHLQYLQKTYWQSKYSISFPRLRPIQLTDEVHRFKSCMSDRELVQLICAYRLFNEDVELSLSTRETPRFRDHLIQLGITSMSAGSKTNPGGYAVEPESLEQFEISDERTPAQISSVIRNQGYVPVWKDWDPSFV, from the coding sequence ATGTTTAAAGATTGGTTTGACCGCTATGCATGGGATACGGTCGTTGGTGACATTCAGGAGACCACGCCACAACGGGTCGAACAGGCTCTGGAAACGTCCAAACGCAGTCTGGATGATTTCAAGGCGTTGATTTCTCCCGCAGCTCTGCCGTATCTGGAACCAATGGCCCAGCAAAGTCGTCAGCTCACACAGCGACGATTTGGCAAGACGATCCAGATGTATGCCCCGCTGTATTTGTCCAACGAATGTCAGAACATCTGCACGTATTGTGCCTTTAGTCTGGATAATAAAATCCGCCGCAAAACACTGACGGATGAGGAGATATTGATCGAAGCTCAGGCCATTAAAAAGCTTGGGTACGACCACGTGTTGCTGGTCACGGGCGAAGCCAATCAGACCGTAGGCGTTGAGTATATCCAGCACGCTATTCGGCTGATTCGTCCCTTGTTCGCTCATATTTCGATGGAAGTGCAGCCTTTGGATCTTCCGGAATACAAAACACTCATTACCGAAGGCCTGCATACGGTACTGGTTTATCAGGAAACGTACCACGAAGAAACGTACAAAACGCACCATCCCAAGGGCAAGAAATCAAACTTCCGCTACCGACTCGATACGCCCGACCGACTGGGCAAAGCTAATATTCATAAAATGGGTTTAGGAGCCCTGCTGGGCCTCGAAGACTGGCGGGCGGATAGCTTTTTTACGGCTCTGCACCTGCAGTATCTCCAGAAAACCTATTGGCAAAGCAAGTACAGCATTTCGTTTCCCCGCTTACGCCCCATTCAGCTTACGGATGAGGTACACCGCTTCAAGTCCTGCATGAGCGACCGTGAGTTAGTACAGCTGATCTGTGCGTATCGGCTGTTCAATGAAGACGTAGAGCTTTCACTTTCTACGCGGGAAACGCCCCGCTTCCGCGATCACCTCATCCAGCTTGGCATTACGAGTATGAGTGCCGGATCAAAAACCAATCCGGGTGGCTACGCCGTCGAACCGGAATCGCTGGAGCAGTTCGAGATTTCGGACGAACGTACGCCCGCTCAAATTTCATCGGTAATCCGTAATCAGGGGTACGTACCCGTCTGGAAAGACTGGGACCCTTCTTTTGTATGA
- a CDS encoding thiazole synthase, producing MNPSLTIADKTFTSRLFTGTGKFGSSSLMQEALHASGTELITVALKRVDATHTQEDDLLSHLPTAHLLPNTSGVRTAREAVFAAQMAREALETHWLKLEIHPDPRYLLPDPIETLKAAEELVKLGFVVLPYIHADPVLCKRLEEVGVAAVMPLGAPIGTNKGLRTLDFLEIIIEQSTVPVVVDAGLGAPSHAAAAMELGADAVLVNTAIAVSSDPVRMAQAFKRAVEAGRMAYEAQLAQPITWAQASSPLTAFLDELS from the coding sequence ATGAATCCATCGCTGACCATCGCCGATAAAACCTTCACGTCCCGCCTCTTCACGGGAACGGGCAAGTTTGGGTCTTCTTCCCTCATGCAGGAAGCTCTGCACGCTTCGGGTACGGAGCTGATTACGGTAGCTCTCAAGCGAGTGGACGCTACGCATACGCAGGAGGATGATTTACTTTCCCACCTGCCGACGGCCCATCTGTTGCCGAATACCTCGGGTGTTCGAACGGCCCGAGAAGCCGTATTTGCCGCCCAAATGGCCCGGGAAGCTCTGGAAACCCACTGGCTGAAACTTGAAATTCACCCCGATCCGCGATACCTCCTTCCCGATCCTATTGAAACACTTAAGGCGGCGGAAGAACTCGTAAAATTGGGCTTTGTTGTGCTGCCTTATATCCATGCCGATCCCGTTTTGTGTAAGCGTCTGGAAGAAGTAGGCGTAGCCGCCGTCATGCCTTTGGGGGCTCCCATTGGTACCAACAAGGGTCTGCGAACGCTGGATTTCCTGGAAATCATCATCGAACAAAGTACCGTTCCCGTGGTCGTAGACGCTGGTTTGGGAGCTCCCTCCCACGCCGCTGCTGCGATGGAACTCGGGGCCGACGCCGTACTGGTAAATACCGCCATTGCCGTCTCATCCGACCCAGTACGCATGGCCCAGGCGTTTAAACGAGCCGTTGAAGCCGGACGCATGGCCTACGAAGCCCAATTGGCCCAGCCCATTACCTGGGCTCAGGCCAGCAGTCCGCTGACGGCTTTTCTGGACGAGCTTTCGTAA
- a CDS encoding thiamine phosphate synthase has product MTISSFHYIVTQPEQAAVACSAGADWIQLRLKNKPYEDWKAIAQETLAVCQASGARLIINDNPHLAGEIGADGVHLGKEDMPLAQARKLVGSEVIIGGTANTLEDIVQHYQSGADYIGLGPYRFTTTKEKLSPILGLAGYKGIMEALQQQGISIPVIAIGGITRTDVPLLRQVGVHGIAVSSAVSAAADPAEQTRLFLTLLYESIADHRR; this is encoded by the coding sequence ATGACCATTAGTTCGTTTCACTACATCGTTACCCAACCCGAGCAGGCCGCAGTGGCCTGCTCGGCGGGGGCCGACTGGATTCAGCTTCGCCTGAAAAACAAACCGTACGAAGACTGGAAAGCCATTGCTCAGGAAACGTTGGCCGTTTGCCAGGCTTCCGGTGCCCGCCTCATTATCAATGACAATCCGCATCTGGCCGGAGAAATCGGGGCTGACGGCGTACACCTGGGCAAAGAAGATATGCCCCTTGCCCAGGCCCGTAAGTTAGTAGGTTCGGAGGTAATTATTGGCGGAACGGCCAATACACTCGAGGATATTGTCCAGCACTACCAAAGTGGAGCGGATTACATCGGTCTGGGTCCCTATCGCTTTACCACCACGAAAGAAAAGCTCAGCCCTATTCTGGGACTCGCTGGATACAAAGGCATCATGGAAGCTTTGCAACAGCAAGGAATTTCCATTCCGGTTATTGCCATTGGGGGAATTACGCGAACCGATGTCCCACTCCTGCGGCAGGTGGGCGTTCACGGCATTGCCGTTTCCTCAGCCGTTTCTGCCGCGGCTGATCCCGCCGAACAAACCCGTTTGTTTTTAACTCTTTTGTATGAATCCATCGCTGACCATCGCCGATAA
- a CDS encoding hydroxymethylpyrimidine/phosphomethylpyrimidine kinase yields the protein MIQTERPYVLSIAGLDPSAGAGILADVKVFELNQVYGLSVCTALTMQHDADFRALEWVPLPTILDQCQPLFERYPIEIVKVGLIESFAVLDQLTGWLLQQNPGIQIIWDPILKASAGFTFHAESPYVALETVLRRLRILTPNAWEAQQLTGIDSPLEAAKVLSQYCLVYLKGGHVEPVEETVTDYLLWEGEVLAAYPAPHLPQGEKHGSGCVLSSALAAGLAKGQSISETGRSTRQYMNRYLASTPYLLGFHTL from the coding sequence ATGATTCAGACCGAACGTCCGTACGTCCTCAGCATTGCCGGACTTGATCCCAGTGCCGGAGCCGGAATCCTCGCTGATGTAAAGGTTTTTGAGTTGAATCAGGTGTACGGACTGTCCGTCTGTACCGCCCTGACCATGCAGCACGACGCGGATTTCCGGGCTTTGGAATGGGTACCGTTGCCGACGATTCTGGACCAGTGTCAGCCCTTATTCGAACGGTATCCCATTGAAATTGTGAAGGTTGGTCTGATCGAATCGTTTGCCGTACTGGATCAACTGACGGGTTGGCTCCTGCAGCAAAATCCGGGTATACAAATTATCTGGGACCCCATTCTGAAAGCCTCGGCCGGATTCACGTTTCACGCAGAAAGCCCATACGTAGCACTTGAAACGGTACTACGACGCCTGAGAATCCTGACGCCCAACGCCTGGGAAGCTCAGCAATTAACCGGCATCGATTCGCCCCTGGAGGCGGCGAAGGTGCTTAGTCAGTACTGCTTGGTTTACCTGAAAGGAGGGCACGTTGAACCCGTGGAGGAAACTGTCACGGATTATCTCCTTTGGGAAGGCGAAGTACTGGCCGCGTATCCGGCTCCTCACCTACCGCAGGGTGAGAAACACGGCAGCGGCTGCGTACTGTCTTCGGCTCTAGCCGCTGGACTAGCCAAAGGGCAATCGATTTCAGAAACGGGCAGATCCACCCGTCAGTACATGAACCGCTATCTGGCCAGCACGCCGTATCTGCTGGGTTTTCATACGCTATGA
- the thiC gene encoding phosphomethylpyrimidine synthase ThiC, with protein sequence MKNEKLPTPQTITREPLTGSRKIYVPGILHDIRVAMREITLSYTISYIGDKEVRQPNAPVTVYDTSGPYTDPEVSIDLKKGLPRLRENWIQERGDVEQLSDFSSEYCRERMANRSLDSLRFDHIRLPLRARAGQNVSQLHYARKGIITPEMEYIAIRENQRIEEQSASLSHQHPGQSFGANTPKKLITPEFVRQEVAAGRAVIPSNINHPESEPMIIGRNFLVKINTNIGNSVVTSSIEEEVEKAVWSCRWGGDTLMDLSTGKNIHETREWIIRNCPVPVGTVPIYQALEKVNGKAEDLTWEIFRDTLIEQAEQGVDYFTIHAGVLLRYIPLTARRVTGIVSRGGSILAKWCLAHHKENFLYTHFEEICEIMKAYDVCFSLGDGLRPGSIADANDAAQFAELETLGELTKIAWKHDVQVMIEGPGHVPMHLIKENMDKQLEHCQEAPFYTLGPLTTDIAPGYDHITSGIGAAMIGWFGTAMLCYVTPKEHLGLPNKKDVKDGVITYKIAAHAADLAKGHPGAQYRDNALSKARFEFRWADQFNLSLDPDTAREFHDETLPAEGAKLAHFCSMCGPHFCSMKITQEVRAYAEENQLQHEQVFDEAMKHKAKEFVEQGGEIYL encoded by the coding sequence ATGAAAAACGAAAAACTGCCAACGCCTCAGACCATCACGCGGGAACCCCTTACTGGCTCCCGGAAGATTTACGTCCCCGGAATCCTGCACGACATTCGCGTAGCCATGCGGGAGATTACCCTTTCGTATACCATCAGCTATATCGGAGACAAGGAAGTCCGTCAACCCAATGCTCCCGTCACCGTCTACGATACCAGCGGCCCGTACACCGACCCTGAGGTGTCGATTGACCTGAAAAAAGGATTGCCCCGCTTACGCGAAAACTGGATTCAGGAACGCGGCGATGTTGAACAACTGTCTGATTTCTCTTCCGAATACTGCCGTGAACGCATGGCCAACCGTAGTCTGGATTCACTCCGGTTTGACCACATTCGCTTGCCGTTACGGGCTAGAGCAGGCCAAAACGTTAGCCAGCTACACTACGCCCGCAAAGGCATCATCACCCCCGAAATGGAATACATTGCTATTCGGGAAAATCAGCGAATTGAGGAACAGTCTGCATCGCTGAGTCACCAGCATCCGGGTCAGAGTTTCGGAGCCAACACGCCTAAAAAGCTCATTACACCGGAGTTCGTTCGTCAGGAAGTAGCCGCTGGACGGGCCGTCATTCCTTCCAATATCAACCACCCAGAAAGCGAACCCATGATCATTGGCCGCAATTTTCTGGTGAAAATCAATACCAACATTGGTAACTCCGTGGTGACTTCCAGCATTGAAGAAGAAGTCGAAAAAGCCGTATGGAGCTGCCGCTGGGGTGGCGACACCCTAATGGATTTATCGACGGGTAAGAACATTCACGAAACCCGCGAATGGATCATCCGCAACTGTCCCGTACCCGTGGGGACTGTACCCATTTATCAGGCTCTGGAAAAGGTAAACGGCAAGGCGGAAGACCTGACCTGGGAGATTTTCCGGGATACGCTCATCGAACAGGCCGAACAAGGCGTGGACTATTTTACCATCCACGCCGGTGTTTTGTTACGGTACATTCCGCTGACGGCCCGGCGTGTCACGGGTATCGTTTCACGGGGCGGTAGTATCCTCGCAAAGTGGTGTTTAGCTCATCATAAAGAAAACTTCCTGTATACGCATTTTGAGGAAATCTGCGAAATCATGAAGGCGTACGACGTGTGCTTCTCCCTCGGTGATGGCCTGCGTCCCGGCTCCATTGCCGATGCCAACGATGCCGCCCAGTTTGCCGAACTCGAAACCCTGGGTGAACTCACGAAAATTGCCTGGAAACACGACGTGCAGGTTATGATCGAAGGTCCCGGCCACGTACCCATGCACCTCATCAAGGAGAACATGGACAAGCAGCTGGAACACTGCCAGGAAGCTCCCTTCTACACCCTGGGCCCGCTCACGACGGACATTGCTCCGGGCTATGACCACATTACGTCCGGTATCGGAGCCGCCATGATTGGCTGGTTCGGTACAGCCATGCTGTGTTACGTAACACCAAAAGAACACCTGGGCTTGCCCAACAAGAAAGACGTAAAAGACGGCGTAATTACCTATAAGATTGCCGCTCACGCCGCCGACCTAGCGAAAGGCCATCCGGGAGCTCAGTATCGCGATAATGCCCTGAGTAAAGCCCGATTTGAGTTCCGCTGGGCTGACCAGTTTAATCTCTCGCTCGACCCGGATACGGCCCGTGAATTCCACGACGAAACCTTACCCGCCGAAGGAGCCAAACTCGCTCACTTCTGCTCCATGTGCGGCCCTCATTTCTGCTCGATGAAAATCACGCAGGAAGTACGGGCGTACGCCGAAGAGAATCAGTTACAGCACGAGCAAGTCTTCGACGAAGCAATGAAGCACAAAGCGAAGGAATTTGTCGAACAGGGTGGAGAAATCTATTTATGA
- the thiS gene encoding sulfur carrier protein ThiS — MKRPMTVFVNNQAVQTKDAVSLRSLLTQLELAEKKGIAVAVNNAIVPRLTWDQFIVSENEKITILQATQGG, encoded by the coding sequence ATGAAACGTCCCATGACCGTATTTGTCAACAACCAAGCCGTTCAGACGAAAGACGCCGTGTCTTTACGTTCGCTGCTGACGCAACTGGAGCTTGCCGAGAAAAAAGGCATCGCCGTTGCCGTCAACAACGCCATTGTTCCCCGTCTTACCTGGGACCAATTCATCGTATCCGAAAACGAGAAAATCACCATTCTTCAAGCCACTCAGGGAGGTTAA
- the rplI gene encoding 50S ribosomal protein L9: MEVILKTDIAGLGYKNDLVTVKPGYGRNYLIPQGFAVMASETNKKVLAENIKQAAHKAEKLKKDAEDLAAAIGDLTLEIPAKVGESGRIFGRVTNTQISDTLKTKGFDVDRKKITLDSEVKSLGEYTATLDLHKEVKHKVKFVIVGE; encoded by the coding sequence ATGGAAGTTATTCTCAAAACCGATATCGCGGGATTGGGTTATAAAAACGATCTGGTAACGGTTAAACCTGGCTACGGACGTAACTACCTGATTCCCCAAGGCTTCGCGGTAATGGCCAGCGAAACCAACAAAAAAGTACTGGCTGAAAACATCAAGCAAGCCGCTCACAAAGCTGAAAAGCTGAAGAAAGATGCTGAAGATTTAGCCGCAGCAATCGGCGATCTGACGCTGGAAATCCCTGCTAAAGTAGGTGAGAGCGGACGCATCTTCGGTCGTGTAACGAACACGCAAATCTCTGACACGCTGAAAACGAAAGGATTTGACGTAGATCGTAAGAAAATCACGCTGGATTCTGAAGTAAAATCACTCGGCGAATACACCGCTACGCTTGACCTCCACAAAGAAGTGAAGCACAAAGTGAAATTCGTAATCGTAGGCGAATAA